The genomic segment TTAAATGATGATTTAGATTATGCTGATTTTGTTAGTGACTCATTTAAAGAGGGAATGATTGCAAATCATCAACTAGATGAGTTAAATCAAATTGAAGAAGCTTTAAAAAAGATAAAAGCTCTTACTTACGGGATTTGTGATATGTGTGGAATAAATATTCCAATTGGAAGATTAAAAGCAAAACCTTTTGCAAAATTTTGTACAGAGTGCAGAACAGTATATGAGCAAGAACAACAAAAAAGAGTAGCATATTGATAAAAAGAGTTTATCCAGCAAATGATAAAGTTCTAAATTTTAAATTTCTCCAAAACGATGTCGATTTTATAGTTGAAGAACAACCAATAAAATTCTCATCATATGGGAACTTCTTAATTTTAAAAATAAAAAAACAAAACTGTGATACTTGGGAGTTAATCGATAGATTATCAAAATTCTTAGGTGTTTATTCGAGTGATATTGGATATGCTGGGCTAAAAGATAAAAGAGCAACTACATTTCAATACATATCTATTCCAAAAAAATATCAAAAAGAGATTAAAAATTTTAAATCAAAAAAAATAGAGATACTTGATAGTTTTTTACATAATAAAAAACTAAATATTGGTGATTTAAAAGGAAATAGATTTAAAATAAATCTTCATGACCTTGAACTAGAAGAACTTTTTTATATTGAAAAACTTCTTAAATTTGTATCTAAAAATGGTTTTCCAAACTATTTTGGTTATCAAAGATTTGGAAAAGATGTAAAAGAGAATTTAGAAAAAGCAAAAGATTTACTATTTGGTGATGCAATAATTAAAGATAGAAAAGTAGCAAAAATGCTTCTTAGTGCTTATCAAAGCACATTTTTTAATGCTTGGTTGGTTGAAAGATTAAAAATTGATAATAGTGGTTTTAAACTCCTAGATGGAGATATTTTTTATGATATAAAAAATGAAAAACTTTTTACTCCAAAATCTATAAATGAAAAAATTATAGAGGACTTCAAAGAAAAACTAATAACTCCAACTGGTTTACTTCCAGGAAGAGATGTTTTTAAAGCCAAAGATGATGCTTTGAAAATTGAACAAAAGTATGACGATAGTGAAATAAATGAAAAAGGGTATAGAAGAGAAGCTATTGTATTTCCAGAGATTTTATCTTGTAAATATGATAAAGCAAATAAATCTTGTAGTTTAGATTTTATTTTACCAAAAGGTTCATATGCAACAGTCTTAATTGAACTATTAGCAAATAGAAACTTTGGCTGAAATACAAGATTTAAAAATATTTTTGTAAGTTCAAAAAATAGTGGATTTAACCACTATTTTTTTATGGAAGAGTTATATAATCTGAATTAAAATAGATTTTATTATCTATTGCCATTAATCTTTTCTCATTATCAAAACTAAATTCATATATAGTATCGGTTTTAAAATCATCACTTATATTTATAAGAAAAC from the Aliarcobacter cryaerophilus ATCC 43158 genome contains:
- the dksA gene encoding RNA polymerase-binding protein DksA, which translates into the protein MANKNQIDELKAILLERRETILSNVRNSRDSIDQLKDQDLNDDLDYADFVSDSFKEGMIANHQLDELNQIEEALKKIKALTYGICDMCGINIPIGRLKAKPFAKFCTECRTVYEQEQQKRVAY
- a CDS encoding tRNA pseudouridine(13) synthase TruD — its product is MIKRVYPANDKVLNFKFLQNDVDFIVEEQPIKFSSYGNFLILKIKKQNCDTWELIDRLSKFLGVYSSDIGYAGLKDKRATTFQYISIPKKYQKEIKNFKSKKIEILDSFLHNKKLNIGDLKGNRFKINLHDLELEELFYIEKLLKFVSKNGFPNYFGYQRFGKDVKENLEKAKDLLFGDAIIKDRKVAKMLLSAYQSTFFNAWLVERLKIDNSGFKLLDGDIFYDIKNEKLFTPKSINEKIIEDFKEKLITPTGLLPGRDVFKAKDDALKIEQKYDDSEINEKGYRREAIVFPEILSCKYDKANKSCSLDFILPKGSYATVLIELLANRNFG